In Candidatus Eisenbacteria bacterium, a single window of DNA contains:
- a CDS encoding T9SS type A sorting domain-containing protein, which produces MKRFNGFLFILCAFLLVSFIAAPGTARGDDSIYDIELGVYNVGDPVTVEGVIVTATGFWGINVQEPVADGTWGYKWSGIWVYTGNTHLGNVTRGDIVNVTGVYQEYYELSEIDITLGGGSITVVSSGNTLPAPVDVLISEVNDTGIDAEAYENVLIKVDRNDTSLFSRAPDTYDEWYLSTSATIGAGDSLLMEHISADPDGDFLYETPDSGTELAFSIGTLTYNHNQYKLAPRDCNDNGGICKPSLLSAYSTGPNSLGVQFSVDVEEASANDADNYELLSGLLITSAQRDPNNHKKVHLTTQTQTNAAPEQIIVNAVKSESGGLEMDPDQTYDFLAGITTIYAIQHIDPPYTIDASPLLGSVVTVQATVTAVDGTYYFLQEAPGGAWHNIYSRIAATGAGVRVGDVVQVAGEVREYYGLTQIGFRNGVNHFVNLGGSRDAVVITPVTASEIHYNAWTVGLNEPEPLESALVHLGPAIVDSSLVFDDAIYNEWFLIQEPDTAACHLAFLTGVTIYYTPCVGDEVEMTGVLSYDFSQYRVVPRNDDDITIISGCNIASVDELNGNKLWLSPARPNPFGQISSLGFGLPAKGQVDLAIYGADGRLVRTLFNGTKEAGAHMVQWDGRNDAGHKTPAGLYFIRLQTPQGDRNGKVLIVR; this is translated from the coding sequence ATGAAGCGTTTTAATGGTTTTCTATTCATCCTTTGCGCCTTTCTCCTGGTGAGCTTTATTGCGGCTCCGGGAACGGCCCGCGGGGATGATTCGATCTATGATATCGAGCTGGGGGTATACAATGTGGGAGACCCCGTCACTGTAGAAGGTGTGATCGTGACGGCAACCGGTTTTTGGGGCATCAATGTCCAGGAACCCGTTGCGGATGGCACCTGGGGATATAAGTGGAGCGGTATCTGGGTTTATACCGGCAATACCCATCTGGGCAATGTCACCCGTGGCGACATTGTCAATGTTACGGGTGTTTATCAGGAGTATTACGAACTCTCCGAGATCGATATCACTCTTGGCGGCGGTTCCATCACCGTCGTCTCCTCAGGCAATACCCTGCCCGCTCCGGTCGATGTCCTCATCTCCGAGGTCAATGACACGGGTATCGATGCCGAAGCTTATGAAAATGTTCTGATCAAGGTGGATCGTAATGACACCTCTCTCTTCTCCCGGGCTCCGGATACCTATGACGAGTGGTATCTCTCTACCTCTGCGACGATCGGCGCCGGCGACTCCCTACTCATGGAGCATATCTCCGCTGATCCTGACGGAGACTTTCTTTATGAAACACCCGATTCGGGAACAGAGCTGGCGTTCTCGATCGGTACCCTGACCTACAACCATAATCAGTACAAACTCGCCCCGCGCGACTGCAATGACAACGGCGGCATCTGCAAGCCCTCTCTCCTGAGCGCCTATTCGACAGGACCCAATAGTCTTGGTGTTCAGTTCTCCGTCGATGTCGAAGAAGCGAGCGCCAATGACGCCGACAACTATGAGCTTCTCTCCGGCCTGCTCATCACCAGCGCCCAGCGGGACCCCAACAATCACAAGAAGGTCCACCTGACAACTCAAACCCAAACCAATGCGGCGCCCGAGCAGATTATTGTCAACGCCGTTAAATCGGAAAGCGGCGGATTGGAGATGGATCCCGATCAGACCTATGATTTCCTTGCCGGGATCACCACGATCTATGCCATCCAGCATATCGATCCCCCTTACACCATCGACGCGTCGCCCCTGCTCGGCTCGGTGGTTACCGTTCAAGCAACCGTCACCGCCGTCGATGGCACCTACTACTTCCTCCAGGAAGCCCCTGGCGGCGCCTGGCATAATATCTATAGCCGTATCGCGGCCACCGGAGCCGGCGTCCGCGTCGGCGATGTTGTCCAGGTCGCTGGTGAGGTTCGCGAATACTACGGCCTCACCCAGATCGGTTTCCGCAACGGCGTGAACCACTTCGTCAATCTGGGTGGATCGCGCGATGCGGTCGTCATCACACCCGTGACGGCTTCCGAGATTCACTACAACGCTTGGACGGTCGGTCTCAACGAACCGGAACCGCTGGAAAGCGCCCTCGTTCACCTCGGACCGGCGATCGTCGATTCCTCGCTCGTTTTCGATGACGCGATCTATAACGAGTGGTTCCTGATTCAGGAGCCCGACACGGCCGCTTGTCATTTGGCCTTCTTGACCGGCGTCACGATTTATTACACTCCGTGTGTCGGTGATGAAGTTGAGATGACCGGTGTGCTATCCTACGACTTCTCGCAGTACCGGGTTGTCCCGAGAAATGATGACGATATTACGATCATCAGCGGCTGCAATATCGCCTCGGTCGACGAACTCAACGGCAACAAACTCTGGTTGTCGCCCGCCCGCCCGAACCCGTTTGGCCAGATCTCCTCGCTGGGATTCGGTCTGCCGGCAAAGGGCCAGGTTGATCTGGCCATCTATGGAGCCGATGGACGACTCGTTCGGACACTCTTCAATGGCACCAAAGAAGCCGGCGCCCACATGGTTCAGTGGGACGGCAGGAATGACGCCGGACACAAAACGCCCGCCGGTCTTTACTTTATCCGGCTCCAGACGCCGCAGGGCGATCGGAATGGAAAGGTTTTGATCGTTCGGTAA
- a CDS encoding rhomboid family intramembrane serine protease, with the protein MAFRQSSGVSFGPRISPAVKMIMIWNVIFYLLQQLLGSSMTRYAGLIPYSVMGQGFLWQPITYMFLHGGLFHLLFNMFALWMFGSELEYQWGTKRWVKYYFLTGIGAGLTTIAFAYVAIKLGFGNPRAIYIPTIGASGAIYGLLLAFGLTFPNRPILLYFLFPIPARIFVLIFGAIEFISSVSQSDDGISHIAHLGGMVFGYIFLKGWPGGSSRDRWRRDKLRSSFRIIEGDDSKDDSPWT; encoded by the coding sequence ATGGCTTTTCGCCAATCGAGCGGCGTTTCTTTCGGACCTCGAATCAGCCCTGCAGTAAAAATGATCATGATATGGAATGTGATCTTTTATCTGCTGCAGCAGCTGCTGGGATCCAGCATGACGCGGTATGCGGGGCTCATTCCCTATTCGGTTATGGGGCAGGGTTTCCTCTGGCAGCCGATCACCTACATGTTTCTGCATGGCGGCCTCTTTCATCTGCTCTTCAATATGTTCGCCCTGTGGATGTTCGGGTCGGAGCTCGAGTATCAATGGGGTACCAAACGCTGGGTGAAATATTATTTCCTGACAGGGATTGGAGCCGGTCTCACGACGATCGCTTTCGCCTATGTGGCGATTAAATTGGGTTTCGGCAACCCGCGCGCCATTTATATTCCCACTATCGGCGCATCGGGAGCCATTTATGGGCTCCTGCTGGCGTTTGGTTTGACATTTCCCAACCGCCCCATCCTGCTCTATTTTCTCTTTCCCATCCCCGCAAGGATTTTTGTTCTCATCTTCGGTGCGATTGAGTTCATCTCTTCAGTTTCTCAATCCGACGACGGGATCAGCCATATTGCGCATTTGGGCGGCATGGTCTTCGGGTATATCTTCCTCAAGGGTTGGCCTGGGGGCAGCAGCCGCGATCGGTGGCGGAGGGATAAACTGCGGAGCAGTTTCCGGATTATCGAGGGAGATGATTCAAAGGATGACAGCCCCTGGACATGA
- a CDS encoding PTS sugar transporter subunit IIA, whose amino-acid sequence MTSQQLLTYFSEKRFVRELKARSKDSALKEMTELLAREREVHDPQLLLEMLKRRETLGSTGIGKGVAIPHGRTLATGKLKVAFGRSKKGIPFDAIDNEPVHLIFLIVAPYHDPKNEYLPLLGKIVEAVKTDTARDALMQVATFEDLKSVFSEALSS is encoded by the coding sequence ATGACATCCCAACAACTTCTGACCTATTTCAGTGAAAAGCGTTTTGTCCGTGAGCTCAAGGCGCGATCCAAGGATAGTGCTCTGAAGGAGATGACCGAACTTCTGGCCCGGGAACGGGAGGTCCATGATCCGCAACTCCTGCTGGAAATGCTGAAGCGCCGGGAGACATTGGGCAGCACCGGAATCGGGAAGGGAGTGGCCATTCCTCATGGAAGAACCCTCGCTACCGGCAAGCTCAAGGTCGCCTTTGGCCGGTCGAAGAAGGGAATCCCCTTCGATGCCATCGATAACGAGCCGGTCCACCTCATCTTTCTCATCGTGGCGCCCTATCATGACCCAAAGAATGAATATCTACCCCTCCTTGGGAAAATCGTGGAAGCGGTTAAGACGGACACCGCCCGGGACGCTTTAATGCAGGTTGCAACCTTCGAGGATTTAAAGAGTGTCTTCTCAGAAGCTCTCTCTAGCTGA
- a CDS encoding polymer-forming cytoskeletal protein gives MFKKDERPMPAVSGGESSVGTLIGKGTHINGTIKVNGSLRVDGEVEGHVIVSSGLVVGPSGVLTAEIHVQDAVVAGRIQGKIISKGRVELHKGSRIEGDVHAAVFKIEDGAFFQGNCTMGETPPHGEKKELPMPQRTGTQAGKGSS, from the coding sequence ATGTTTAAGAAGGATGAAAGACCCATGCCAGCCGTGAGCGGCGGAGAATCCTCCGTGGGCACTCTCATCGGCAAGGGAACGCATATCAATGGAACGATAAAGGTCAACGGCAGCCTGAGAGTCGATGGTGAGGTGGAAGGGCATGTCATCGTTTCCAGCGGCCTGGTCGTCGGTCCTTCCGGTGTGCTGACGGCGGAAATCCATGTTCAGGACGCTGTTGTCGCTGGAAGGATCCAGGGGAAGATTATCTCCAAGGGCCGGGTGGAATTGCACAAGGGCTCCAGGATTGAGGGTGATGTCCATGCCGCGGTCTTTAAAATCGAGGATGGAGCCTTTTTCCAAGGAAATTGTACAATGGGGGAGACCCCTCCCCATGGGGAGAAGAAGGAGCTTCCCATGCCGCAGCGGACCGGGACACAGGCTGGAAAAGGATCGTCCTAG
- a CDS encoding SpoIIE family protein phosphatase, with translation MRLDDSTLSNLPADLAAQIRELDFLVRSAHRLNTSLELRKRLAIITEIVQEGLKCEAVSLLLYKEESGRLRFYVAANHIRPEGEHYELGLDEGLAGWIFKNGLVVRIRGAASDPRVQTECGGRIQLPIREVLGIPLQRGHRITGVIEALNKGEGGFTEEDENLLRSLSDTIAVSLENALLYRMIQREKLETESLYRISLKLNQTLKLKEILPLLLDLLKQAIPYHAAAIYLTDAEGKDVEFFMGQGYDAASERQAHLKMGQGAVGWVAKTGKPLLMEDVAQDVRYFRARATTRSELVVPIVSESRVIGAFNLESDHLGMFNKSDVKLLTTFASQAAISIERARLHEELLEKRRLEQEIKIARSIQEASAPRRSPEITGMGLAGLNVPSRQVSGDLYDFLAVHPGHTGILIADVAGKGVPAALVGARFQASMRAEIRNNYAIATILGRVNDLLLESGDAGSFITAVYGVLDIKTRRLTYSNAGHNPPLLLRADDRVEWLWEGGTVLGAFPHLTFEEQFVTLEPGDIVVFYTDGITEATDGRGEEFGSERLVETVRKLRGKSPHVICRGVVDATRVHEEMSQADDLTVVVLKASLPTDK, from the coding sequence ATGCGGTTGGATGATTCCACACTGTCAAACCTACCCGCCGATCTCGCCGCCCAAATCCGCGAACTGGACTTTCTGGTCCGATCCGCCCATCGCCTCAACACCTCGCTTGAGCTGCGGAAGCGCCTGGCCATCATTACTGAGATCGTCCAGGAGGGTCTCAAGTGCGAAGCGGTTTCGCTCCTTCTCTACAAAGAGGAATCGGGTCGCTTACGCTTTTATGTCGCCGCGAATCACATCCGTCCTGAAGGGGAACATTATGAACTCGGGCTCGATGAAGGGCTGGCCGGCTGGATCTTCAAGAACGGCCTCGTCGTTCGGATTCGCGGAGCGGCCTCAGATCCGCGCGTGCAGACGGAATGTGGAGGACGCATTCAACTCCCGATCCGGGAGGTCCTTGGCATCCCCCTCCAACGGGGGCACCGCATCACCGGCGTCATCGAGGCGCTGAACAAGGGTGAGGGTGGATTCACCGAGGAAGATGAAAATCTCCTTCGTTCTCTCTCCGATACAATCGCCGTCTCTCTCGAGAACGCCCTGCTCTACCGCATGATCCAAAGGGAAAAGCTGGAAACGGAAAGCCTCTACCGAATCAGCCTTAAGCTCAACCAGACACTGAAGTTAAAAGAGATTCTTCCCTTGCTTCTGGATCTTCTGAAACAGGCGATTCCCTATCACGCCGCCGCCATATATCTCACTGATGCCGAGGGCAAGGACGTCGAGTTTTTCATGGGTCAGGGATATGACGCCGCCTCCGAGCGGCAGGCTCATTTAAAAATGGGACAGGGGGCCGTCGGCTGGGTGGCCAAGACGGGGAAACCTCTATTGATGGAGGATGTTGCCCAAGATGTTCGGTATTTTAGGGCCCGGGCCACGACACGCAGTGAATTGGTGGTCCCCATCGTATCGGAAAGCAGGGTCATCGGGGCCTTCAACCTCGAATCGGATCATCTGGGGATGTTTAATAAGTCGGATGTGAAGCTGCTGACGACCTTTGCCTCTCAAGCGGCGATCTCGATCGAGAGGGCCCGGCTGCATGAGGAGCTTCTGGAGAAAAGACGCCTGGAGCAGGAAATCAAGATTGCCCGGTCGATTCAGGAGGCTTCAGCGCCGCGCCGGTCCCCGGAAATAACAGGGATGGGGTTGGCGGGTCTCAATGTGCCCAGCCGGCAGGTCAGTGGGGATCTCTACGATTTTCTCGCGGTTCATCCGGGTCATACAGGGATCCTCATCGCCGATGTGGCGGGCAAAGGGGTTCCGGCCGCTCTCGTGGGCGCCAGATTTCAGGCCTCGATGCGAGCTGAAATCCGCAATAATTACGCCATTGCGACCATTTTGGGCAGGGTCAATGATCTTCTTTTGGAAAGTGGGGATGCGGGGAGTTTTATCACAGCGGTTTATGGCGTTCTCGATATCAAAACGCGGCGTCTGACCTACTCTAATGCCGGTCATAATCCACCGCTCCTGCTCCGGGCCGATGACCGCGTTGAATGGCTTTGGGAAGGCGGCACGGTGCTGGGAGCTTTCCCGCATCTAACATTTGAAGAGCAATTTGTAACTTTGGAACCGGGTGATATTGTGGTTTTCTACACGGATGGCATCACAGAAGCCACGGATGGGCGGGGAGAGGAATTTGGCTCGGAGCGGCTGGTGGAAACCGTCCGGAAATTGCGGGGTAAAAGCCCACATGTCATCTGTCGTGGGGTCGTCGATGCCACGCGGGTGCATGAAGAGATGTCTCAAGCCGATGATTTAACGGTAGTGGTCCTTAAGGCATCACTCCCGACAGATAAATAG
- a CDS encoding NHL repeat-containing protein, which produces MKSGIPAVILAALTLIFIAACGQKFDLPPQPEPGRLPEPGTYNLFTIWPMEAPTDIAVRGSYIFVIQNESELSAYLSYRKDVAPATVIEPFNGLIQPVRIAIAKRDSTFVIVADKGDMTIKRYFYLGGDPVHTFTDSTWVEFSGLTADAYLNVYIADATRDSILVYDDQGHFKRLLSDRGTGSGYVIAPHGLDHNGDMVIVADTEKNWVQRLDPDTTNIALFSRPIGLDVDLLAPFDVAADPNAEFIFVADTQVKNDTLTCTRVLKFLTTGAFEDTVYTATKIDLNFPIIAPSFVASWNDLDADFVYVSDPLGNRVVVLQLVSQ; this is translated from the coding sequence TTGAAATCCGGCATCCCGGCTGTGATTCTGGCGGCGCTTACCCTGATCTTCATCGCCGCATGCGGCCAAAAGTTTGACCTGCCGCCTCAGCCCGAGCCCGGCCGCCTGCCGGAGCCTGGAACCTACAATCTCTTCACCATCTGGCCGATGGAGGCCCCCACCGATATCGCGGTGCGCGGATCCTACATTTTTGTTATCCAAAACGAATCAGAACTCTCCGCCTATTTGAGCTACCGGAAAGACGTCGCTCCGGCGACGGTCATCGAGCCCTTCAACGGATTGATCCAACCGGTGCGCATCGCCATCGCCAAACGCGATTCCACCTTCGTTATCGTCGCCGACAAGGGCGATATGACGATCAAGAGATATTTCTATCTCGGCGGCGATCCGGTTCACACCTTTACTGATTCCACCTGGGTTGAATTCTCCGGTCTCACCGCTGATGCGTATCTCAATGTCTATATCGCGGATGCCACGCGCGACAGCATTCTTGTCTATGACGACCAAGGACATTTCAAACGGCTGCTCTCCGATCGCGGCACCGGTTCCGGCTACGTCATCGCACCGCACGGCTTGGATCATAATGGTGATATGGTCATCGTTGCGGACACCGAGAAAAACTGGGTGCAGCGGCTGGATCCCGATACGACAAACATCGCGCTCTTCTCAAGACCGATCGGGCTCGATGTCGATCTACTGGCCCCCTTCGACGTCGCCGCTGATCCAAATGCCGAGTTCATCTTTGTTGCGGACACGCAGGTCAAAAACGACACCCTCACCTGCACACGGGTGCTGAAATTTCTGACCACCGGGGCCTTTGAAGACACGGTCTATACGGCCACAAAAATCGATCTGAACTTCCCCATCATAGCGCCGAGCTTTGTCGCATCATGGAATGATCTGGATGCCGATTTTGTATACGTATCGGATCCGCTGGGGAACCGGGTCGTTGTCCTGCAACTTGTGAGTCAATAA
- a CDS encoding PorV/PorQ family protein: protein MMTFRSPFIHGLRTSILVVALLMAAVPVLEAQTDLGGQRVGTASGTFLKIPFSARGAALGGAYAALVTGPEAVFINPAGLSLQEGSGVAVGFVQWPADLTITSAVYSHYHRGLDMHLAIFGAGMHTTMTETTEFNPLGIDGREFSFSDWVAGLSMSRHFTDRLTIGVGIRYFRENLGTEIGGPSINAVLFDAGNIYRLGFRAARLAFSINNFGGDLRPGGSYVSSTQGTEIRYAAFSAPTLFRLSFAIDTWRRNDQVLWMVTEIQNHADNEETFIGGMEYGYGNILTLRAGYNFNSDVFRLGLGGGLKTEVGGNPLALDYAYSDGDYLGDVHHWSLTFNF from the coding sequence ATGATGACTTTCCGCTCGCCTTTCATCCATGGTCTTCGAACGTCCATCCTGGTTGTCGCCCTGCTCATGGCCGCTGTGCCGGTTCTCGAAGCCCAAACTGATTTGGGGGGCCAGCGTGTCGGAACGGCATCGGGCACCTTTTTAAAGATACCTTTCTCCGCCCGCGGCGCAGCCCTCGGAGGAGCCTATGCCGCCCTGGTCACGGGACCGGAGGCCGTCTTTATCAATCCGGCCGGTCTAAGCCTCCAAGAAGGTTCCGGCGTCGCCGTCGGTTTTGTACAATGGCCGGCCGACCTGACCATCACTTCCGCCGTCTATTCGCATTATCACCGGGGATTGGATATGCATCTCGCTATTTTTGGCGCTGGTATGCATACAACCATGACTGAGACAACGGAGTTCAATCCCCTCGGCATTGATGGGCGTGAGTTCTCCTTCTCCGACTGGGTTGCGGGTCTCAGCATGTCACGGCACTTCACCGACCGGCTCACCATTGGTGTCGGCATCCGGTATTTTCGGGAGAACCTGGGAACCGAAATCGGCGGCCCTTCGATCAATGCCGTCCTCTTCGACGCCGGGAATATCTACCGGCTGGGATTTCGAGCCGCCAGACTCGCCTTTTCAATCAATAATTTCGGTGGAGACCTCCGGCCCGGCGGATCTTATGTCAGCAGTACGCAGGGCACAGAGATAAGATATGCCGCCTTTTCCGCTCCCACCCTCTTCCGACTCAGCTTCGCCATCGACACCTGGCGGCGGAATGATCAGGTCCTCTGGATGGTGACGGAAATCCAGAACCATGCCGACAATGAAGAGACATTTATCGGGGGGATGGAATACGGATACGGAAACATTCTAACACTGAGAGCCGGATATAATTTCAATAGTGACGTGTTCCGGCTCGGATTGGGCGGCGGCCTGAAAACCGAAGTGGGAGGAAATCCATTGGCGCTCGACTACGCCTATAGCGACGGCGATTACCTTGGAGATGTTCATCACTGGAGTTTAACGTTTAACTTCTGA
- a CDS encoding BatD family protein, protein MSRTGTMKRRMGVIRSCRIRLPLLSALLALLMGLGLLQRAAAGSDPKIVAQLDRPQVQMGDIVTLTVTVEGGGADGQPSVMNGDGYHSTYQGTSQNFSFVNGRASSTTSYTFRIIPRREGLIHVGPIQVAMDGEKYEVAPLELTVGAAAPTPSQTRNRPQSQMPGRADGGDDIFVTTQVDRDTVYIHQQVVLIFRFYTGPEVSFTERPNYSPPATTGFIEEPMGEQKRFTVRRNGTVYSVTEIKTALYPTRAGVLTISPAEVQCAIEDRTKPTRSPFSIFGRQYREKQKVCQSEPIQVVVRSIPRTGQPADFSGAVGKFAIEVTADATTVKANEAVTITAAITGTGSVNALGTLELPAPESVRIFDSGVKARSIPLEGRIDAEKIFTWILIPTSAEDVTIPPLTLSYFDPYQERFTRAASRPLKIQVLPGESEELITLGGRGLPIVEEDIRYLKTNLTGLRLGSASILDRWLPWIHGLPLLGLGAALVYSRRRRRLERDLQGLRRHGALKSAKDRIRKLRSDEPHRWQRCGAILEDYLADRLYYERHGVQRRLLLEKMRLLGVEDSLMKDLSDFLEFCDASAFAPSAPGRPGDEKPEERTGKLLDRLDADLRGRRV, encoded by the coding sequence ATGTCAAGAACGGGGACAATGAAAAGGCGGATGGGAGTGATCCGGAGTTGCCGGATCCGCTTACCCCTGCTTTCGGCTCTCCTGGCGCTCCTGATGGGGTTGGGACTCCTCCAACGTGCGGCGGCTGGTTCCGATCCGAAGATTGTTGCACAATTAGACCGGCCGCAGGTGCAGATGGGGGATATCGTAACCCTGACCGTCACCGTGGAAGGGGGCGGCGCCGACGGTCAGCCATCGGTGATGAACGGGGATGGATACCACTCCACTTATCAGGGAACCTCGCAAAATTTCTCATTTGTCAACGGACGGGCCTCCTCGACGACGAGTTATACATTCCGGATCATTCCCCGGAGGGAAGGGCTGATCCACGTCGGACCGATCCAGGTTGCGATGGACGGCGAAAAATATGAGGTTGCGCCGCTGGAGTTGACGGTGGGCGCCGCTGCGCCGACCCCGTCGCAGACACGAAACCGCCCGCAAAGTCAGATGCCCGGCCGGGCGGATGGCGGAGATGATATTTTTGTCACGACACAGGTCGATCGGGATACCGTCTATATCCATCAACAGGTGGTTCTGATCTTTCGTTTTTACACCGGCCCGGAGGTCTCTTTCACCGAGCGGCCGAACTATTCCCCGCCGGCGACGACCGGTTTTATCGAAGAGCCGATGGGAGAGCAAAAGCGGTTCACCGTGAGAAGGAATGGAACCGTTTATTCGGTCACCGAAATCAAGACCGCCCTCTACCCGACGCGGGCGGGTGTGTTGACCATCAGCCCCGCAGAGGTTCAATGCGCTATTGAGGACCGGACCAAACCGACGCGAAGCCCCTTTTCGATTTTCGGTCGACAATACCGTGAAAAACAGAAGGTGTGTCAATCCGAACCGATTCAAGTTGTCGTTCGTTCCATCCCAAGAACAGGCCAGCCGGCCGATTTCAGCGGGGCGGTCGGTAAATTCGCCATTGAGGTGACGGCCGACGCCACCACCGTCAAAGCAAATGAGGCGGTTACAATAACAGCGGCCATCACCGGCACCGGATCAGTGAATGCCCTCGGGACTCTGGAGTTGCCGGCGCCGGAGTCGGTCCGGATTTTTGATTCCGGTGTGAAGGCGCGCTCCATACCGCTGGAAGGACGGATTGATGCGGAGAAGATATTCACGTGGATTCTCATTCCTACAAGCGCGGAGGATGTGACAATCCCTCCTTTAACATTATCCTATTTTGATCCGTACCAGGAACGGTTCACCCGGGCCGCATCGAGACCACTTAAAATCCAGGTTTTGCCCGGTGAATCGGAGGAACTGATCACCCTGGGGGGACGGGGTTTACCCATCGTCGAAGAAGATATCCGTTACCTTAAAACCAATCTCACCGGCCTGCGCCTGGGATCCGCCTCCATTCTGGATCGATGGCTGCCCTGGATTCATGGACTGCCTCTTTTAGGTCTGGGCGCGGCCCTTGTCTATTCCAGGAGACGGCGGCGATTGGAGAGGGACCTCCAAGGGCTTCGGCGCCATGGAGCCCTGAAGAGCGCCAAAGACCGGATTCGCAAGTTGAGATCCGATGAACCCCACCGGTGGCAGCGGTGCGGCGCCATCCTCGAGGATTATTTGGCCGATCGCTTATACTATGAGCGCCACGGAGTTCAACGCCGTCTCCTGCTCGAGAAGATGCGTCTCCTCGGTGTGGAAGATTCCCTGATGAAGGACCTCTCGGATTTTCTGGAGTTCTGCGATGCCTCGGCCTTCGCTCCCTCTGCGCCCGGCCGACCGGGGGATGAGAAACCGGAGGAACGGACCGGGAAGCTTCTCGACCGGCTGGATGCGGACCTCCGGGGGAGGCGGGTATGA